A genomic segment from Nicotiana tabacum cultivar K326 chromosome 7, ASM71507v2, whole genome shotgun sequence encodes:
- the LOC107776850 gene encoding topless-related protein 3 isoform X1: MSSLSRELVFLILQFLEEEKFKESVHKLEQESGFFFNMKYFEEKVHAGEWDEVEKYLSGFTKVDDNRYSMKIFFEIRKQKYLEALDRQDKAKAVEILVNDLKVFSTFNEDLYKEITQLLTLTNFRENEQLSKYGDTKTARSIMLIELKKLIEANPLFREKLVFPTLRSSRLRTLINQSLNWQHQLCKNPRPNPDIKTLFTDHTCTPPNGAVAPAPVNLPVAAVAKPAAFTSLGAHGPFPPAAAAAANANALAGWMANAAASSSVQAAVVTASSLPVPPNQVSILKRPITPPATLGMLDYQNADHEQLMKRLRPAPSVEEVTYPTVRQQASWSLDDLPRTVAFTLQQGSSVTSMDFHPSHHTLLLVGSSNGEITLWEVAMREKLVSKAFKIWDIQACTLTFQASAAKDAPFSVSRVAWSPDGTFVGVAFSKHLVHLYATIGRSDLRQHLEMDAHAGSVNDLAFAYPNKQLCVVTCGDDKLIKVWDITGRKLFNFEGHEAPVYSICPHQKENIQFIFSTAIDGKIKAWLYDNMGSRVDYDAPGHWCTTMLYSADGSRLFSCGTGKEGDSFLVEWNESEGAIKRTYTGFRKKSAGVVQFDTTQNHFLAVGEDSQIKFWDMDSINILTTIDADGGLPSLPRLRFNKEGNLLAVTTADNGIKILGNAAGMRSLRTVEAPPFEALRSPIEAAAIKQASGSSVPNVTPINCKVERSSPVRPSPILNGVDSVPRSMEKPRILEDVSDKAKPWQLTEILDQAQCRMVTMPESSDSSNKVARLLYTNSGVGVLALGSNGTQKLWKWARNEQNPSGKATANVVPQHWQPNSGLLMANDVSGVNLEEAVPCIALSKNDSYVMSAAGGKVSLFNMMTFKVMTTFMPPPPASTFLAFHPQDNNIIAIGMEDSTIHIYNVRVDEVKSKLKGHQKRITGLAFSTNLNILVSSGADAQLCLWSIDTWDKRKSVLIQLPAGKAPSGDTRVQFHSDQVRLLVSHETQLAIYDASKMERIRQWVPQDALSAPITYAAYSCNSQLVYASFSDGNVGVFDADTLRLRCRVAPSAYLPQAVLTGSQAVYPLVVAAHPQEPSQFAVGLSDGTVKVIEPLESEGKWGLSPPVDNGILNGRTASSSTTSNHVADQVQR, from the exons ATGTCTTCACTCAGCAGAGAATTGGTGTTCCTCATACTCCAGTTCCTTGAAGAGGAGAAATTTAAGGAGTCTGTTCACAA GTTAGAGCAAGAATCAGGATTTTTCTTCAATATGAAATACTTCGAGGAGAAAGTACATGCAGGTGAATGGGATGAAGTTGAGAAGTACCTGTCTGGATTTACTAAAGTTGATGACAACAGATACtcaatgaaaatattttttgagatAAGAAAGCAGAAATATCTTGAAGCTCTTGATCG GCAAGACAAGGCAAAGGCAGTTGAGATTCTTGTGAATGATTTGAAAGTGTTTTCTACATTCAATGAGGACCTTTACAAAGAGATCACTCAGCTCTTGACACTTACCAATTTCAG AGAGAACGAGCAGCTTTCGAAGTATGGTGACACCAAGACAGCTCGTAGCATAATGTTGATAGAGCTAAAGAAATTGATCGAAGCAAATCCTCTTTTCCGTGAAAAACTCGTCTTTCCGACTTTGAGATCTTCAAGATTGCGTACATTAATCAATCAAAg TCTCAACTGGCAGCACCAGCTTTGTAAGAACCCCAGGCCAAACCCTGACATTAAGACACTGTTTACAGACCATACATGCACTCCTCCAAATGGGGCTGTTGCACCTGCACCTGTTAATCTTCCTGTTGCAGCTGTTGCAAAACCTGCTGCTTTTACATCACTTGGGGCACATGGG CCCTTTCCACCCGCAGCAGCAGCAGCTGCAAATGCCAATGCTTTAGCAGGTTGGATGGCAAATGCCGCTGCTTCTTCATCTGTCCAAGCAGCTGTTGTGACAGCATCATCCCTGCCTGTTCCACCAAATCAAG TTTCAATTTTGAAGCGTCCCATCACACCTCCAGCTACATTAGGTATGCTTGACTATCAGAATGCTGATCATGAGCAATTAATGAAACGTTTACGACCTGCACCGTCTGTTGAGGAG GTTACATATCCTACAGTTCGTCAGCAAGCTTCTTGGTCCCTCGATGACTTACCAAGGACAGTAGCTTTTACTCTGCAGCAAGGATCCTCAGTCACTAGCATGGACTTTCATCCTTCTCATCACACACTGCTCCTCG TTGGATCCAGCAATGGTGAAATAACGCTTTGGGAAGTCGCAATGCGAGAGAAGTTGGTTTCAAAAGCATTTAAAATATGGGATATTCAAGCTTGTACTCTGACATTTCAG GCTTCTGCTGCCAAAGATGCACCATTTTCTGTAAGCCGTGTTGCGTGGAGTCCAGATGGGACCTTTGTTG GAGTTGCATTCTCTAAGCATTTGGTCCATCTGTATGCCACTATTGGAAGAAGTGATTTACGCCAGCATTTGGAG ATGGATGCGCATGCTGGGAGTGTCAATGACTTAGCATTCGCTTATCCAAACAAGCAGTTATGTGTAGTAACATGTGGAGATGATAAGTTGATAAAG GTGTGGGATATAACAGGAAGAAAGCTTTTTAATTTTGAAGGACATGAAGCTCCTGTATACTCCATATGCCCTCATCAGAAGGAGAACATTCAG TTCATTTTTTCTACTGCTATAGATGGGAAAATAAAAGCTTGGCTGTATGACAATATGGGATCTCGAGTTGACTATGATGCTCCTGGTCATTGGTGTACCACCATGCTTTATAGTGCTGATGGTAGTAG ATTGTTCTCGTGTGGAACTGGTAAAGAAGGTGATTCTTTTCTTGTGGAATGGAATGAAAGTGAAGGAGCCATAAAGAGGACTTATACTGGGTTTAGGAAGAAATCAGCTGGTGTTGTGCAGTTTGACACTACTCAGAATCATTTCTTGGCTGTGGGTGAAGATAGCCAGATAAAATTTTGGGACATGGACAGCATTAACATTCTTACAACTATAGATGCAGATGGTGGTCTCCCG AGTCTTCCGCGCTTGAGATTCAACAAGGAGGGAAATCTTCTTGCTGTTACTACTGCTGACAATGGGATTAAGATACTGGGAAATGCTGCTGGTATGAGATCCTTAAGGACAGTTGAAGCCCCACCTTTTGAAGCACTAAGATCACCCATTGAAGCAGCTGCTATTAAG CAGGCTTCTGGCTCTTCTGTTCCAAATGTTACTCCTATCAATTGTAAAGTGGAAAGAAGCTCTCCTGTCAGGCCTTCTCCCATCCTT AATGGAGTTGATTCTGTGCCCAGAAGCATGGAGAAACCAAGAATATTGGAGGATGTTTCAGATAAGGCCAAACCTTGGCAGTTGACTGAAATTTTAGATCAAGCTCAATGCAGGATGGTTACCATGCCTGAGAGCTCAGATTCAAGTAACAAG GTTGCACGGCTTCTTTATACAAATTCTGGTGTTGGTGTCCTGGCACTTGGTTCAAATGGTACTCAAAAGCTGTGGAAGTGGGCCCGCAATGAACAAAATCCAAGTGGCAAG GCCACTGCTAATGTTGTTCCACAACATTGGCAACCAAACAGTGGTCTTCTTATGGCTAATGATGTCTCAGGTGTCAATTTGGAAGAGGCTGTTCCTTGCATAGCCCTTTCAAAGAATGACTCTTATGTAATGTCAGCTGCTGGTGGAAAAGTTTCATTATTCAATATGATGACATTCAAG GTAATGACAACGTTCATGCCACCTCCGCCGGCTTCAACTTTCTTAGCGTTCCATCCTCAAGATAACAACATTATAGCCATTGGCAtggaggattcaacaatccaCATTTATAACGTTAGGGTCGACGAG GTAAAATCTAAGTTGAAGGGCCATCAGAAGCGCATAACTGGTCTTGCATTCTCCACCAACCTCAACATATTGGTTTCATCAGGTGCTGATGCTCAG CTCTGTTTATGGAGCATTGATACATGGGACAAGAGAAAATCAGTTCTCATTCAGCTGCCTGCTGGTAAAGCACCTAGCGGTGACACTCGAGTACAATTTCACTCTGACCAAGTCCGTTTGCTAGTATCTCATGAAACACAGTTAGCAATTTATGATGCATCAAAGATGGAAAGAATTCGCCAG TGGGTCCCTCAAGATGCACTTTCTGCACCAATAACCTACGCGGCTTACTCCTGTAACAGTCAATTAGTTTATGCTTCCTTTTCTGATGGCAATGTTGGTGTATTTGATGCTGATACACTAAGACTCAGATGTCGTGTTGCTCCCTCAGCATATTTGCCCCAGGCAGTGTTGACTGG AAGTCAAGCTGTTTATCCATTAGTAGTTGCAGCACATCCACAGGAGCCTAGCCAATTTGCAGTTGGGTTGTCAGATGGAACTGTTAAAGTGATTGAACCCCTGGAATCCGAAGGGAAGTGGGGATTAAGTCCGCCTGTTGATAACGGGATACTGAATGGTAGGACGGCCTCTTCTTCGACCACTAGCAACCATGTAGCCGACCAAGTTCAAAGATGA
- the LOC107776850 gene encoding topless-related protein 3 isoform X2: MSSLSRELVFLILQFLEEEKFKESVHKLEQESGFFFNMKYFEEKVHAGEWDEVEKYLSGFTKVDDNRYSMKIFFEIRKQKYLEALDRQDKAKAVEILVNDLKVFSTFNEDLYKEITQLLTLTNFRENEQLSKYGDTKTARSIMLIELKKLIEANPLFREKLVFPTLRSSRLRTLINQSLNWQHQLCKNPRPNPDIKTLFTDHTCTPPNGAVAPAPVNLPVAAVAKPAAFTSLGAHGPFPPAAAAAANANALAGWMANAAASSSVQAAVVTASSLPVPPNQVSILKRPITPPATLGMLDYQNADHEQLMKRLRPAPSVEEVTYPTVRQQASWSLDDLPRTVAFTLQQGSSVTSMDFHPSHHTLLLVGSSNGEITLWEVAMREKLVSKAFKIWDIQACTLTFQASAAKDAPFSVSRVAWSPDGTFVGVAFSKHLVHLYATIGRSDLRQHLEMDAHAGSVNDLAFAYPNKQLCVVTCGDDKLIKVWDITGRKLFNFEGHEAPVYSICPHQKENIQFIFSTAIDGKIKAWLYDNMGSRVDYDAPGHWCTTMLYSADGSRLFSCGTGKEGDSFLVEWNESEGAIKRTYTGFRKKSAGVVQFDTTQNHFLAVGEDSQIKFWDMDSINILTTIDADGGLPSLPRLRFNKEGNLLAVTTADNGIKILGNAAGMRSLRTVEAPPFEALRSPIEAAAIKASGSSVPNVTPINCKVERSSPVRPSPILNGVDSVPRSMEKPRILEDVSDKAKPWQLTEILDQAQCRMVTMPESSDSSNKVARLLYTNSGVGVLALGSNGTQKLWKWARNEQNPSGKATANVVPQHWQPNSGLLMANDVSGVNLEEAVPCIALSKNDSYVMSAAGGKVSLFNMMTFKVMTTFMPPPPASTFLAFHPQDNNIIAIGMEDSTIHIYNVRVDEVKSKLKGHQKRITGLAFSTNLNILVSSGADAQLCLWSIDTWDKRKSVLIQLPAGKAPSGDTRVQFHSDQVRLLVSHETQLAIYDASKMERIRQWVPQDALSAPITYAAYSCNSQLVYASFSDGNVGVFDADTLRLRCRVAPSAYLPQAVLTGSQAVYPLVVAAHPQEPSQFAVGLSDGTVKVIEPLESEGKWGLSPPVDNGILNGRTASSSTTSNHVADQVQR, from the exons ATGTCTTCACTCAGCAGAGAATTGGTGTTCCTCATACTCCAGTTCCTTGAAGAGGAGAAATTTAAGGAGTCTGTTCACAA GTTAGAGCAAGAATCAGGATTTTTCTTCAATATGAAATACTTCGAGGAGAAAGTACATGCAGGTGAATGGGATGAAGTTGAGAAGTACCTGTCTGGATTTACTAAAGTTGATGACAACAGATACtcaatgaaaatattttttgagatAAGAAAGCAGAAATATCTTGAAGCTCTTGATCG GCAAGACAAGGCAAAGGCAGTTGAGATTCTTGTGAATGATTTGAAAGTGTTTTCTACATTCAATGAGGACCTTTACAAAGAGATCACTCAGCTCTTGACACTTACCAATTTCAG AGAGAACGAGCAGCTTTCGAAGTATGGTGACACCAAGACAGCTCGTAGCATAATGTTGATAGAGCTAAAGAAATTGATCGAAGCAAATCCTCTTTTCCGTGAAAAACTCGTCTTTCCGACTTTGAGATCTTCAAGATTGCGTACATTAATCAATCAAAg TCTCAACTGGCAGCACCAGCTTTGTAAGAACCCCAGGCCAAACCCTGACATTAAGACACTGTTTACAGACCATACATGCACTCCTCCAAATGGGGCTGTTGCACCTGCACCTGTTAATCTTCCTGTTGCAGCTGTTGCAAAACCTGCTGCTTTTACATCACTTGGGGCACATGGG CCCTTTCCACCCGCAGCAGCAGCAGCTGCAAATGCCAATGCTTTAGCAGGTTGGATGGCAAATGCCGCTGCTTCTTCATCTGTCCAAGCAGCTGTTGTGACAGCATCATCCCTGCCTGTTCCACCAAATCAAG TTTCAATTTTGAAGCGTCCCATCACACCTCCAGCTACATTAGGTATGCTTGACTATCAGAATGCTGATCATGAGCAATTAATGAAACGTTTACGACCTGCACCGTCTGTTGAGGAG GTTACATATCCTACAGTTCGTCAGCAAGCTTCTTGGTCCCTCGATGACTTACCAAGGACAGTAGCTTTTACTCTGCAGCAAGGATCCTCAGTCACTAGCATGGACTTTCATCCTTCTCATCACACACTGCTCCTCG TTGGATCCAGCAATGGTGAAATAACGCTTTGGGAAGTCGCAATGCGAGAGAAGTTGGTTTCAAAAGCATTTAAAATATGGGATATTCAAGCTTGTACTCTGACATTTCAG GCTTCTGCTGCCAAAGATGCACCATTTTCTGTAAGCCGTGTTGCGTGGAGTCCAGATGGGACCTTTGTTG GAGTTGCATTCTCTAAGCATTTGGTCCATCTGTATGCCACTATTGGAAGAAGTGATTTACGCCAGCATTTGGAG ATGGATGCGCATGCTGGGAGTGTCAATGACTTAGCATTCGCTTATCCAAACAAGCAGTTATGTGTAGTAACATGTGGAGATGATAAGTTGATAAAG GTGTGGGATATAACAGGAAGAAAGCTTTTTAATTTTGAAGGACATGAAGCTCCTGTATACTCCATATGCCCTCATCAGAAGGAGAACATTCAG TTCATTTTTTCTACTGCTATAGATGGGAAAATAAAAGCTTGGCTGTATGACAATATGGGATCTCGAGTTGACTATGATGCTCCTGGTCATTGGTGTACCACCATGCTTTATAGTGCTGATGGTAGTAG ATTGTTCTCGTGTGGAACTGGTAAAGAAGGTGATTCTTTTCTTGTGGAATGGAATGAAAGTGAAGGAGCCATAAAGAGGACTTATACTGGGTTTAGGAAGAAATCAGCTGGTGTTGTGCAGTTTGACACTACTCAGAATCATTTCTTGGCTGTGGGTGAAGATAGCCAGATAAAATTTTGGGACATGGACAGCATTAACATTCTTACAACTATAGATGCAGATGGTGGTCTCCCG AGTCTTCCGCGCTTGAGATTCAACAAGGAGGGAAATCTTCTTGCTGTTACTACTGCTGACAATGGGATTAAGATACTGGGAAATGCTGCTGGTATGAGATCCTTAAGGACAGTTGAAGCCCCACCTTTTGAAGCACTAAGATCACCCATTGAAGCAGCTGCTATTAAG GCTTCTGGCTCTTCTGTTCCAAATGTTACTCCTATCAATTGTAAAGTGGAAAGAAGCTCTCCTGTCAGGCCTTCTCCCATCCTT AATGGAGTTGATTCTGTGCCCAGAAGCATGGAGAAACCAAGAATATTGGAGGATGTTTCAGATAAGGCCAAACCTTGGCAGTTGACTGAAATTTTAGATCAAGCTCAATGCAGGATGGTTACCATGCCTGAGAGCTCAGATTCAAGTAACAAG GTTGCACGGCTTCTTTATACAAATTCTGGTGTTGGTGTCCTGGCACTTGGTTCAAATGGTACTCAAAAGCTGTGGAAGTGGGCCCGCAATGAACAAAATCCAAGTGGCAAG GCCACTGCTAATGTTGTTCCACAACATTGGCAACCAAACAGTGGTCTTCTTATGGCTAATGATGTCTCAGGTGTCAATTTGGAAGAGGCTGTTCCTTGCATAGCCCTTTCAAAGAATGACTCTTATGTAATGTCAGCTGCTGGTGGAAAAGTTTCATTATTCAATATGATGACATTCAAG GTAATGACAACGTTCATGCCACCTCCGCCGGCTTCAACTTTCTTAGCGTTCCATCCTCAAGATAACAACATTATAGCCATTGGCAtggaggattcaacaatccaCATTTATAACGTTAGGGTCGACGAG GTAAAATCTAAGTTGAAGGGCCATCAGAAGCGCATAACTGGTCTTGCATTCTCCACCAACCTCAACATATTGGTTTCATCAGGTGCTGATGCTCAG CTCTGTTTATGGAGCATTGATACATGGGACAAGAGAAAATCAGTTCTCATTCAGCTGCCTGCTGGTAAAGCACCTAGCGGTGACACTCGAGTACAATTTCACTCTGACCAAGTCCGTTTGCTAGTATCTCATGAAACACAGTTAGCAATTTATGATGCATCAAAGATGGAAAGAATTCGCCAG TGGGTCCCTCAAGATGCACTTTCTGCACCAATAACCTACGCGGCTTACTCCTGTAACAGTCAATTAGTTTATGCTTCCTTTTCTGATGGCAATGTTGGTGTATTTGATGCTGATACACTAAGACTCAGATGTCGTGTTGCTCCCTCAGCATATTTGCCCCAGGCAGTGTTGACTGG AAGTCAAGCTGTTTATCCATTAGTAGTTGCAGCACATCCACAGGAGCCTAGCCAATTTGCAGTTGGGTTGTCAGATGGAACTGTTAAAGTGATTGAACCCCTGGAATCCGAAGGGAAGTGGGGATTAAGTCCGCCTGTTGATAACGGGATACTGAATGGTAGGACGGCCTCTTCTTCGACCACTAGCAACCATGTAGCCGACCAAGTTCAAAGATGA